One Pyrus communis chromosome 13, drPyrComm1.1, whole genome shotgun sequence genomic window carries:
- the LOC137713537 gene encoding subtilisin-like protease SBT3.3 has translation MSSSSSILALLCLICFTGQGLITKVAAKSHVHIVYMGDRQHDNTKLITDSHHDLLATVVGSKKLASELMVYSYKHGFSGFAAKLTESQTQQLLELPGVVRIIPNSLHKLETTRSWDFLGLSPHSPSNILPKSNMGDGVIIGVLDTGIWPESESFNEKGLGPVPSHWNGVCESGDNFNATIHCNRKIIGARWFINGLLAEYAKPLDKEFHSPRDAHGHGTHTSSTAAGSFVANISYKGLGLGTIRGGAPNARLAIYKVCWNVLGGQCSTADILKAFDEAIHDGVDVLSLSIVYSVPLFSDVDERDGIATGSFHAVAKGITVVCAAGNSGPSAQTVVNTAPWIITVAASTMDREFPTSITLGNNKTFLGQAMFTGTEIGFTNLVYPQSEGPTAGGVCESLSLNKTVVVGKVVLCFTTMGRQAITNASAVVKEAGGVGLIIAKNPSAALSPCIEDFPCIEVDYEIGTRILFYIRSTRYPLVKLSLPKTTVGKPLSAKVAYFSSRGPNSIAPASLKPDIAAPGVNILAATSPLYSFAEGGYAMMSGTSMSTPHVTGIVALIKRMHPNWSPAAIKSALVTTAWRNGPSGLPIFAEGSPQKLANSFDFGGGLVNPNGAADPGLVYDMGAADYMEYLCARGYNNSAISRLTGKNTTCPVKKPSILDVNLPSVTIPSLRNPITVKRTVTNVGAPESIYKATIEPPFGTIVYVNPTALVFNSTVEKLTFTVTISAIHEMNTGYYFGSLTWVDGVHAVRIPLSVKTEFLQPHDDDED, from the exons ATGAGCAGCTCAAGTTCAATACTCGCTCTACTTTGCCTTATCTGTTTTACTGGTCAGGGATTGATAACAAAGGTGGCAGCAAAGAGCCAT GTACACATTGTTTATATGGGAGATAGGCAGCATGACAACACCAAGTTAATCACAGATTCACATCATGACTTGCTTGCCACAGTCGTGGGAAG CAAGAAATTAGCCTCGGAATTGATGGTATACAGTTACAAACATGGTTTCTCTGGGTTTGCAGCCAAGCTCACAGAGTCTCAAACCCAACAACTTTTAG AGTTGCCTGGTGTTGTACGAATCATACCAAATAGCCTTCATAAGTTGGAAACAACCAGGAGTTGGGATTTTCTTGGCCTCTCTCCTCACTCCCCTTCCAATATTCTCCCCAAGAGCAACATGGGGGATGGAGTTATCATAGGTGTTCTTGACACAg GTATATGGCCGGAGTCTGAGTCATTCAATGAAAAAGGCCTCGGGCCTGTTCCATCTCattggaatggtgtttgtgaaTCTGGGGACAATTTCAATGCTACAATACATTGCAATAGAAAAATCATCGGAGCCCGTTGGTTTATCAATGGACTTCTTGCCGAGTATGCAAAGCCATTGGACAAAGAATTCCATTCTCCTAGAGATGCACATGGACATGGTACTCATACTTCAAGCACTGCAGCTGGTTCTTTTGTGGCTAATATCAGCTACAAGGGCCTTGGTCTTGGTACAATTAGAGGCGGTGCTCCAAATGCTCGGTTGGCCATTTACAAGGTTTGTTGGAATGTGCTTGGCGGCCAATGCTCAACAGCTGATATTTTGAAAGCTTTTGACGAAGCAATACACGATGGGGTTGATGTGTTGTCATTGTCAATTGTGTATTCTGTTCCCCTCTTCTCAGATGTTGATGAGCGTGATGGCATTGCAACTGGTTCCTTTCATGCTGTGGCTAAGGGGATTACTGTTGTGTGCGCAGCTGGAAATAGTGGACCTTCAGCACAAACGGTTGTGAACACGGCACCGTGGATCATAACTGTTGCAGCAAGCACCATGGATCGAGAATTTCCTACTTCTATAACTTTAGGAAATAACAAAACTTTCCTG GGTCAAGCTATGTTTACAGGGACAGAGATAGGATTTACAAACTTGGTATACCCACAGTCTGAAGGGCCTACCGCTGGAGG TGTGTGTGAATCCCTCTCACTCAACAAAACTGTAGTAGTTGGAAAGGTGGTTCTCTGCTTCACTACAATGGGTCGTCAAGCGATAACAAATGCTTCAGCAGTTGTGAAAGAAGCAGGAGGTGTTGGCCTAATCATCGCAAAGAATCCAAGTGCTGCTTTATCTCCATGTATTGAAGACTTTCCATGCATTGAAGTTGACTATGAGATTGGCACTCGAATTCTATTTTATATCCGGTCAACCAG ATATCCTCTTGTAAAGCTGAGCCTTCCTAAAACGACTGTTGGAAAACCACTATCTGCCAAGGTGGCTTATTTTTCCTCTAGGGGGCCAAACTCCATTGCACCAGCAAGTCTCAAG CCAGATATAGCCGCGCCTGGTGTGAACATACTAGCAGCAACTTCTCCACTTTATTCATTCGCGGAGGGTGGATATGCCATGATGTCTGGAACATCAATGTCAACTCCTCATGTCACAGGCATTGTGGCTCTTATCAAGAGAATGCATCCTAATTGGTCTCCAGCGGCCATCAAATCAGCACTCGTAACAACTG CATGGAGGAACGGCCCATCTGGTTTACCGATATTTGCAGAAGGATCTCCTCAAAAGTTGGCAAATTCATTTGACTTCGGGGGTGGTCTGGTGAATCCCAATGGTGCAGCAGACCCTGGACTAGTATACGACATGGGTGCAGCAGACTACATGGAATATCTTTGTGCAAGGGGGTACAACAACTCTGCCATCTCTCGACTTACAGGGAAAAACACAACATGTCCCGTCAAGAAGCCCTCTATCCTTGACGTTAACCTACCTTCCGTGACCATACCTAGTCTGAGAAATCCAATCACGGTAAAAAGAACTGTAACAAATGTTGGAGCCCCTGAGTCCATTTACAAAGCTACCATTGAACCTCCATTCGGTACAATTGTATATGTGAACCCTACTGCTCTGGTCTTCAATTCCACAGTTGAAAAACTCACTTTCACAGTCACAATCTCCGCAATCCACGAGATGAACACTGGTTACTATTTTGGAAGCCTTACTTGGGTTGACGGAGTGCATGCCGTGAGGATCCCTTTGTCTGTGAAAACTGAGTTCTTACAACctcatgatgatgatgaagactAA
- the LOC137713001 gene encoding beta-1,6-galactosyltransferase GALT31A-like, translating to MGLSRPHKVGNGVPARWVSLFCIASFFLGVLVVNRFWGDPDPEKIDEEASPLEKDQSRRVLHPIANCEKKEAANGVGDILSQVSQTHDVIMALDKTISTLEVQLATARSSKSGNDEGSPMVIKPGGEPLKERQKVFFVMGIMTAFSSRKRRESIRETWMPQGDELKKLEEEKGIIMRFVIGHSATPGGVLDRAIEAEEEKHKDFFRLNHIEGYRELSSKTQIYFTAAVSKWDADFYIKVDDDVHINLGMVGSTLARHRSKPRTYIGCMKSGPILANKGVKYHEPEYWKFGEEGNKYFRHATGQIYAISKDLATYISVHHHILHKYANEDVSLGSWFIGLDVEHIDERSLCCGTPPECEWKAQAGNPCAASFDWSCSGICKSVERMEEVHERCGEGDEAIWHTSF from the exons ATGGGTCTCAGCAGACCTCACAAGGTCGGCAATGGAGTCCCCGCCAGATGGGTTTCTCTCTTCTGCATTGCCAGCTTCTTCCTCGGTGTTCTTGTTGTCAacag GTTTTGGGGTGATCCCGATCCAGAGAAAATTGATGAGGAGGCTTCACCACTGGAGAAAGATCAATCAAGAAGAGTTCTGCATCCCATAGCTAATTGTGAGAAGAAG GAGGCTGCTAATGGCGTAGGAGACATCCTTTCTCAAGTCTCGCAAACACATGATGTGATCAT GGCATTGGATAAGACAATTTCCACATTGGAGGTCCAGCTAGCGACAGCTAGATCTTCCAAAtctggaaatgatgaaggatcTCCTATGGTGATAAAACCAGGAGGTGAGCCATTGAAAGAGCGCCAAAAGGTTTTCTTTGTGATGGGAATCATGACTGCCTTTAGCAGCCGGAAACGAAGGGAGTCAATCAGGGAAACGTGGATGCCACAAG GGGATGAGTTAAAGAAGTTAGAGGAAGAAAAGGGAATTATAATGCGGTTTGTTATTGGACACAG TGCAACTCCAGGGGGTGTTTTGGATCGTGCCATTGAGGCAGAAGAGGAGAAACATAAGGATTTTTTCCGACTA AATCACATAGAAGGATATCGCGAATTGtcgtcaaaaacccaaataTATTTTACGGCAGCTGTCTCTAAGTGGGATGCTGACTTTTATATCAAGGTTGATGATGATGTGCACATAAATCTTG GAATGGTTGGTTCTACTTTGGCCCGTCATAGATCAAAACCTCGTACATATATCGGTTGCATGAAGTCTGGACCTATCCTGGCGAATAA GGGGGTCAAGTACCATGAACCGGAATATTGGAAATTCGGAGAGGAGGGAAATAAGTATTTTCGCCACGCAACAGGTCAAATATACGCAATTTCCAAAGATTTAGCAACTTACATCTCAGTGCATCA CCACATACTTCACAAATATGCAAATGAGGATGTCTCTTTGGGTTCTTGGTTTATTGGTCTTGATGTTGAGCACATTGACGAGCGAAGCCTTTGCTGTGGAACTCCTCCTG AGTGTGAGTGGAAAGCTCAAGCAGGAAACCCTTGTGCTGCATCATTCGACTGGAGCTGCAGCGGCATATGCAAATCGGTGGAGAGAATGGAGGAGGTGCACGAGCGATGTGGGGAAGGTGATGAAGCTATTTGGCACACTAGTTTCTGA